CGTCAGCGTCCTCGTGCCCCGCGACGCCATCGTCACCCTCGGCGTCGTCTCGGCCGGCGCCCTGCTGTCCGGCACGAACCGCGGCGCCACGCTCAACACGGTGTCCGGCGACCTCGTCGTCGACGACGTCGCGGGTGACGTCACCGTGAACGCGGTGTCCGGCACGACGACCATCCGCGAGCTCGACGGCGCCCTGACGGTCCACACCGTGTCCGGCGACGTCGTGGCGACCGGGGCGATCCCGCGGTTCTCGGCCGACGGGGTGAACGCCGACGTGGTGCTCGACCTGCACGGCACCCCCGACCAGGCCCGCGTCAACACGGTGTCCGGTGCGGTGAGCGTCCGACTCGAGGACGGCGTGCCATACCAGTGCACCGTCAGCACCGCCTCGGGCAAGCTGCAGTTCGACGACTCGGAGATCCGCGGCGTGCGGGGTTCCTACGTCAAGCAGGGCGGCGAGCTGTCCGGGCAGTGGCTCGACCTCAAGGTGAACTCGGTGTCCGGCGACATCGCGGTCCTGCACGCCCCACCCGTCGCGGAGCCGACGGCACCGACGCAACCGACGACAACGACCGCGCCGGCTGCACCGACCACGCCCGCGGCCCCGGTGAACGACGGCGAGGTGCCCGAATGAGCCCCGTCTTCGCGCACGGCCACCTGCGCCTCTACCTGCTCGTGCTCCTGGCCGACCACCCGATGCACGGGTACGAGGTCATCCAGGCCCTCGGCGACCGCTTCGGCGGCACGTACGTCCCGAGCGCCGGCACCGTGTACCCGCGGCTCGCCAAGCTCGAGGAAGAGGGACTCGTCACGAAGTCCGCGGACGGCCGGAAGACCGTCTACGCGATCACCGACGCGGGCCGTGCCGAGCTCGACGCCCGTGCCGACGAGATCGCCGCGGTCGAGAACGGCGTCAACGACTCGGTGAAGTCCCTGGCCGACGGCGTCCGCGCCTCGGTGGGCGAGGCGATGCGGTCCCTCCGCGCCGACCTCGCGGCGAGCGCGCAGGCACCGCGCGGCCGGACCGCCGACGAGCCCGTGGACGTCCCGTCCGAGGGTGCCGGCGCCCTGCGCGAGGTCGAGATGGTCCTGTCGTCGTTCCGGCAGCAGGTCCGGGCGGACCTCCGCCGTCGGGCGACCCGCGGCACGCTCGGTCCGGACACGGTCACGCGTCTGCGCGACGGCCTGGAGGCGCTGCGCAAGTCCCTCTGACGACCGGCGGCCGGCAGACGGTGACGACCCGCGCCTCCAGGCAGCCCGCCAGGAGGCGCGGGTCGTCCGTCACAGACCGCGGTCGGCCAGGGCGTGCATCGCGTCCCGCAGGGCGCGGGCGGCACCCGCGCCCGCCCACTCGTAGGCGTGCGTGAACCGCTCGTCCTGCACGTACATGTCACCGAGCGTGCGGAACCGGTCGGCGGTGAGCTCGGCCGGGGGCGTCGCCTCGGCGAGCCAGGCGAACTGACGCCGTGCGAGTGCTGCGCCGGCCTCCGATGCCGGACCCGCGCCCGACGCGGCGAGCGCTGCGGCGTCCTGCGCGATCGCCCGCTGTTCCGCCTGGAAGGCCTCCTTCGCGGCGGGGCCCGTCGACTCCCACCAGCGTGCGCCGCGGTCCCAGGCCG
The sequence above is a segment of the Curtobacterium sp. BH-2-1-1 genome. Coding sequences within it:
- a CDS encoding PadR family transcriptional regulator, whose amino-acid sequence is MSPVFAHGHLRLYLLVLLADHPMHGYEVIQALGDRFGGTYVPSAGTVYPRLAKLEEEGLVTKSADGRKTVYAITDAGRAELDARADEIAAVENGVNDSVKSLADGVRASVGEAMRSLRADLAASAQAPRGRTADEPVDVPSEGAGALREVEMVLSSFRQQVRADLRRRATRGTLGPDTVTRLRDGLEALRKSL
- a CDS encoding DUF4097 family beta strand repeat-containing protein, coding for MAQEKWLVEEPKVIDTGIVRRLRVGLAGGQVDVVAHDEPTARVEVHSVSGKPMKIELDGDTLTIDHPQVRWDDPIGFLKSFRGKAHADVSVLVPRDAIVTLGVVSAGALLSGTNRGATLNTVSGDLVVDDVAGDVTVNAVSGTTTIRELDGALTVHTVSGDVVATGAIPRFSADGVNADVVLDLHGTPDQARVNTVSGAVSVRLEDGVPYQCTVSTASGKLQFDDSEIRGVRGSYVKQGGELSGQWLDLKVNSVSGDIAVLHAPPVAEPTAPTQPTTTTAPAAPTTPAAPVNDGEVPE